The DNA window ATCGGCCCTGCCCGCCCAGGAGGCCGCGCGCACCCACCGTACCACGCCCACCGAGGAAGCCCGGGGCACCAAGGCGCCCGATGGCAAACCCAACCTGCGCCAGCAGCAGAACGTGCAGATTCTGCAGGCATCGATGGACGTATCGATCCAGTCGGGCGACTCTTCACTGGCACTGCTTTACCGCACGGCCATTGATCGCATTAACGAATACCTGGAACCTGAGCTGGGGCCGAACGCCATCGGCGGCAAGGATGCGCCGGACGGCTCGCCCGAGGCCACTGCCGGGCGCATTCTTTCTCTGTCTACGGCTTTCTACGATGCTTATGCCGCACAGCCCAAAAACAAGGACAAAGATGCGGAAACCATGGCACGCGATTTTGTCGACCTGATCCGGGGCGGTTTTGAGCGTGGCTTTGGCGAAGCACGGGACATCCTCGGCGGCCTGGGCGTGCTCGGGGAGGACAGCCCGGTTGAGCAAGGCATCAACAAAACGTACGCACTGGTCATGCAGGGGTATGACGATTTTCTGGCTTCCAAACTCGGCCCCCGTCCGGCCACAGAACCCTCTGCCCCCGATGGTTCCAGCGCAGCAGCCTGAGCGCTGCAGGCCGCCCATCGAGCGGCAATGCCGTCCAGCGGCGCCAGCATCCGCCAAAAAAAACCCGCTCAAAGCGGGTTTTTTCATGTCAAGACTGAACGCTTCAAGCGTCGACACCCTTGGCCACGTCAGAGTATTCCTCGATCTGGTCAAAGTTCAGGTACTGGTAAATCTGATCGCTGCTTTGCTTGATCACCCCCATGTCGGCCAGGTATTCGGCCTTGGTCGGGATGCGGCCCAGCTTGGAAGCAATCGCCGACAGTTCGGCCGAGCCCAGGTACACATTGGTGTTCTTGCCCAGGCGGTTGGGGAAGTTACGGGTGCTGGTGGACATGACCGTGGCGCCCTCTTTCACCTGCGCCTGGTTGCCCATGCACAGCGAGCAGCCGGGCATCTCCATGCGGGCACCAGCGGCGCCGAAGACGCCGTAGTGGCCTTCTTCGGTGAGCTGCTGCGCATCCATCTTGGTGGGCGGTGCCATCCAGAGCTTGACCGGCATGTCCTTCTTGCCTTCGAGCAGCTTGGAGGCTGCGCGGAAGTGACCGATGTTGGTCATGCACGAGCCGATGAACACTTCGTCGATCTTGGCCCCCGCCACGTCGGACAGGGTCTTGGCGTCGTCCGGGTCGTTCGGGCAGCAAACGATAGGCTCGGTGATTTCGGCCAGGTCGATCTCGATCACGGCAGCGTATTCAGCGTCGGCATCGGGTGCCAGCAGCTGTGGGTTGGCCAGCCAGGCTTCCATGCCCTGGATGCGCCGACGGATGGTGCGCGCATCTTCGTAGCCTTGGGCGATCATGTTCTTGAGCAGCACGATGTTCGAGTTCAGGTACTCGATCACGGGGGCCTTGTTCAGGCGCACCGTGCAACCGGCAGCCGAGCGCTCGGCCGAGGCATCCGACAACTCAAAAGCCTGCTCCACCTTCAGATCGGGCAGACCTTCGATTTCAACGATACGGCCCGAGAAGATGTTCTTCTTGCCTTGCTTGGCTACGGTGAGCAAACCCGCCTTGATGGCATAGAGCGGAATCGCATGCACCAGGTCGCGCAGCGTCACGCCGGGCTGCATCTGGCCCTTGAAGCGCACCAGCACCGATTCGGGCATGTCGAGCGGCATGACGCCGGTAGCGGCGGCAAAGGCCACCAGGCCAGAGCCTGCGGGGAAGCTGATGCCCACGGGGAAGCGCGTGTGGCTGTCACCACCCGTGCCGACGGTGTCGGGCAGCAGCATGCGGTTGAGCCAGCTGTGGATGATGCCGTCGCCGGGCTTGAGCGAGATGCCGCCACGGTTGCTGATGAACTCGGGCAACTCATGGTGCATCTTCACGTCCACGGGCTTGGGATAAGCGGCCGTGTGGCAGAACGACTGCATCACCAGGTCGGCGCTGAAACCCAGGCAGGCGAGGTCTTTGAGCTCGTCGCGCGTCATCGGGCCGGTGGTGTCCTGCGAGCCGACCGAGGTCATCTTGGGTTCGCAGTAGGTGCCGGGCAGCACGCCCTGGCCTTCAGGCAGGCCGCAGGCGCGGCCCACCATCTTCTGCGCCAGGGTAAAGCCCTTGCCATGGCTCTTGGGCACTTGTGGTAGGCGGAACAAAGTGGAAGCAGCCAGCCCCAGCGCCTCGCGTGCCTTGGCGGTCAGGCCACGACCGATGATCAGCGGGATACGGCCACCGGCGCGCACTTCGTCGAACAGCACGTCGCTCTTGACCTCGAACTCGGCAATCACTTTGCCGTCCTTTAAGGCCTTGCCTTCGTAGGGACGCAGTTCGATGGTGTCGCCCATGTTCATCTGGCTCACGTCGAGCTCGATGGGCAGCGCGCCCGCGTCTTCCATGGTGTTGTAGAAGATGGGGGCAATCTTTGACCCAAGGCAGACGCCGCCAAAGCGCTTGTTGGGCACAAAGGGGATGTCTTCGCCGGTAAACCACAGCACGCTGTTGGTGGCCGACTTGCGGCTCGAACCCGTGCCGACCACGTCGCCGACATAGGCCACGAGATGGCCCTTGGCGCGCAGGTCTTCGATGAACTTCACCGGGCCGCGTTTGCCGTCTTCCTCGGGCGTGATGCCGTCGCGCTTGTTCTTGAGCATGGCCAGCGCATGCAGCGGGATGTCAGGGCGGCTCCAGGCGTCGGGTGCGGGGGAGAGGTCGTCGGTGTTGGTCTCGCCCGTGACCTTGAGCACGGTGAGCGTAATGCTCTTGGGCACTTCAGGGCGGCTGGTGAACCATTCGGCATCCGCCCAGCTTTGCACCACAGCCTTGGCAAAGGCATTGCCCTTATCGGCCTTTTCCTTGACGTCGTGGAACTGGTCGAACATCAGCAGCGTCTTTTTCAGCGCCTCAGCGGCAACACCTGCCACGGCAGCATCGTCCAGCAGGTCGATCAGCGGCGTGAGGTTGTATCCACCCAGCATGGTGCCCAGCAACTCGGTGGCTTGCGCACGGCTGATGAGCGAGCATTTCTCGGTACCGTGGGCCACGGCGGCCAGGTAGCTGGCCTTGACCTTGGCGGCATCATCCACGCCTGCAGGCACGCGGTGGGTGATCAGCTCGACCAGCGTGGTTTCTTCGCCTGCCGGCGGGTTCTTGAGCAACTCGACCAGTTCGCCGGTTTGCTTGGCGGTCAGGGGCAGCGGCGGAATACCCAGCGCTGCGCGCTCGGCCACATGGTCACGGTAGGCTTGCAACATTTACTTCTTTCTCCGGTTACTTCTATCTTTTCAAACGAGGGGCAAGGCTTTCACAGCCCGCTGCGGGCAATTACTTGGTAGTTTTTGCTTCGAACAAGCTGGGCGGGGGGGTTTTCTTGATGGCTTCGGCCACCACGGTCTGTTCCGGGCTCATGCATTCGTCGGCCAGGCGCTGACCACGCTTCTGGTCCATCAGCATGGATTTGTTGGCGATCTGCAGCCACACTGCGCCGCCAGCCTGGTCTTCCAGGCGCACCGTGCCGGTCGACGTAACCACCGGAACCATGTGGTACTTGAAGCCTTTGCCGCCCACGTGGAAGTGGCCCGGCGCTTCGGTGTCTGCCGTAACACTGACCGTAGCCCCCAGCTCACAGGCGATCTGGCCAACATAAACGCGCTGTGCAATAGCCAGCTCTTCAGGAGACATTGCCGTGCGCGCAGCGATCAGACCACTGGCGACTTGACTCGTCGCGCTGCGCAGCTGCACGCGGCTGCTGGGCGGCTCGACCTTGGCCACCGTGGTTTTGGTGCTGCCTTTGGCGGATGCCTTTTTGGCGACGGACTTGGTCTTGGTCTCTGTTGCAGCCTTGGTCGATGACTTGATTGATGACTTGGGCGCTGATTTGGCAGCCGGGGCTGCCTGGGCCAGAACCAGAGAAGGTACCAAGGCGATGAGTGCAGAGGCGAGCAGTGTTTTCATGATGTGGCTCCAGCGTGAGGAAAAAGGTTCAGCAATGCGACGATGCAAACCAGTGTTGTACCGCATGCGGCAGACTTCGCCCAGTCTGGTGTGCACGTTCCAGCACCTGCCAGAAATACCGGTAGCTCGCGCGGTCGTGCAGAACGCCATCCGCACTGATGGGCGCCCAGTCTGCCTCAGCGGCGGCAGCAATGATGCGGGAAGCCTCCTGCACCTCGTCCTGGGCAGGCGACAGCGCTTCAAGGATAGGCCTGATCTGCGCCGGATGGATGCTCCACATGCGGGTGTAGCCCAGCTCGCGCGCAGCGCGGCGGGCTGCGGACTGCATGGCGGACATGTCCGTGAATTCCGTCACCACGCAATGTGAAGGCACCTTGCCATGGGCATGGCAGGCGGAGGCGATTTCCAGCTTGGCCCGCACCACCAGCGGGTGATCAAACTGCCCTGCCGACGTCATCGCCGATGCCGGAATGGCGCCTCCATGGGCCGACACGAAGTCCATCAAGCCAAAGCTCAGGCTCTGCACACGCGGGTGGGCAGCAATGTCAAAGGCGCGGTGAACCGCGCCAGGGGATTCGATGAGGGCGTGGAGCGGCAGATGCGCAGCCCCTGCACGCTCAAGTGCGCGCTCGGCCTGCAGCACATCGTCGATCGACTCGACCTTGGGTAGCATGATGTGGCACAAACGGTGGCCCGCCTGACCGGCGATGGTAGCCATGTCGCTGGCAAAAGCCGGATGATCCACCGCATGCACACGCGCCGCAACCCGGGCGCCGGGCGCCGCTTCACAGGCCAGCGCCACGACGAGAGTGGCATGTTCGACCTCGGCGCCCACGGGGGCGCCATCTTCGCAATCCAGCGTCACATCAAAGACGCAGGCGCCAAACTCTTGTGTCATTTCAGCCTGCAGTTGCAGGCTTTTGCGCATCCGCGCTGGGGCACCGCTGTAATGGTCACAGACCGGCAGCAAACCTGCTGCGGCCTGGGCACCCAACAGGATGTCGCGCGGATGCGAGGCACCCCCCATGCGTTTCACTGCGTGCGCTGCGCCGCCCCCGAGAGGGGCGATCACGGCTTGGGGAGACCCAGCATCGCTCATGGGCGCTTAAAGCAGGTGCTTCACGCCGTCCTGCTCGCCTTGCAGTTCTTCCAGCGTCTTGTTGATGCGCTCTTGCGAGAAGGCATCGATTTCCAGGCCTTCGACGATCTTGTATTCGCCGTTTTCGCAGGTCACGGGGAAGCCGAACATGGTGTCCTTCGGGATGCCGTACTGGCCGTCCGATGGGATGCCCATGGTGACCCACTTGCCGTTGGTGCCCAGGGCCCAGTCGCGCATGTGGTCGATGGCGGCGTTGGCAGCCGAGGCAGCCGACGACAGGCCGCGCGCTTCAATGATGGCGGCGCCACGCTTGCCGACCGTGGGCAGGAACACGTTGGCGTTCCATTCCTGGTCGTTGATCATCTGGGCAACGCTCTCACCATTGATGGTGGCAAAGCGGTAGTCGGCGTACATCGTGGGCGAGTGGTTGCCCCAGACAGTCAGCTTTTCGATGTCGGCCACGGGCTTGCCGGTCTTGGCGGCAATCTGGCTGGCAGCGCGGTTGTGGTCCAGGCGCAGCATGGCGGTGAAGTTCTTGCGCGGCAGATCAGGGGCCGACTTCATGGCGATGTAGGCGTTGGTATTGGCGGGGTTGCCCACCACCAGCACCTTGACGTTGCGGCTGGCAACGGCGTTGAGGGCCTTGCCCTGTGCCGTAAAAATGGCGCCGTTGACGGCCAGCAGCTCGGCACGCTCCATGCCGGGACCGCGGGGACGCGAACCGACCAGCAGTGCGTAGTCGGCGTCCTTGAAGGCGGTCATGGGGTCGCTATGGGCAGTCATCTCGACGAGCAGCGGGAAGGCGCAGTCGTCGAGCTCCATCATTACGCCCTTGAGTGCCTTCTGCGGTCCGTCCACGGGTACTTCGAGCAACTGCAGGATGACAGGCTGATCCTTGCCCAGCATTTCGCCCGAAGCGATGCGAAACAGAAGGGCGTAGCCGATTTGGCCTGCGGCGCCGGTAACGGCTACGCGAACGGGCTTTTTGCTCATGGTGAGAACTCCAGGAAGTGAAGGAAACAGGGGAGAGTGCAGCGGTTGCCACCTGCGCCTGTTATCAGCAACACGTGCTCCGCGAACAGGGCGGGATTTTACTGCCGTTTTCCGCACTGCGTCAATTTGTCTTATGTCTTATATAAGATATGATTGAGCACCATGCGGCGCCCGGCTTTTGCTTTGCACCACCCGTTCGCGCACCTCCATGCACCATGTCTTCACTACCGCTTTCCGCCACTGACTTCCCGGATCCGCTGCAGCCGGTCGGCTTGCCGGCGCCAGCGTTCAGCCCGCTCTACCAGCAAATCAAGGGCCTGATCCTGCAAAGCCTGCAGGCAGGCGAGTGGAAGCCCGGCGAAGCCATTCCCAGCGAAATGGAATTGGCAGCCCGCTTCAAAGTCAGTCAGGGCACGGTTCGCAAGGCCATCGACGAGCTGGCTGCCGAGAACCTGGTCACGCGCCGCCAGGGCAAGGGCACCTTCGTGTCCACCCATGCCGAGCAACATGTGCAGTACCGGTTTCTCAAGCTGATGCCCGACAGCGGAGACGCCAGCGTGGAGGGCCCTGCAGAGCGCCTCATCATTGACTGCAAGCGGGTACGCGCCAGCGCCGAGGTCGCCCGTGCGCTGGGCCTGCGCACGGGCGACCCCATGGTGCAGGCACGCCGTATCCTGTCGTTCAGCGGGGTCCCCACCATTCTTGAAGAGATATGGCTCCCAGGCCAGGCTTTCAAAGGTCTAACGGCAACGCAGATGGCCAACTACCCCGGCCCCACCTACGCCATGCTGGAGTTGGATTTTGGCGTTCGCATGGTGCGTGCCGAAGAAAAAATTCGCGCCGTGCTACCGGACGACGAACAAGCCAAACGACTGCAAGTCACCCCGGCAACGCCCCTGCTAAGCGTCGAGCGCATTGCTTACACTTACAACGATGTTCCCATGGAGTTACGGCGCGGTCTTTACCGCACAGACACCCACCACTACCACAACGAACTGAACTGAAGATAACAGCCCCACATTGGCACGCAATGCCGAAAAAAACAGAAAATACCACCTGCATCAAATGATGCCTTGCTGCATTGCAATAGAATTTTGGGTTCTCCTTGCGCTCAAAATTACAAAGCAGTTACCTCCACGAAAGCACTTGCCATGACCGAGCTAGCCAAAAAGCGGCCTGAATTCCGCAACATCAACGCCTTCAAGGACCTGACGACCTACCGCATGACGGCTGCCGCCTGGGTCTCCATCCTGCACCGAGCGAGCGGAGCCATCCTGTTCTTGCTGCTGCCGCTGGTGATCTGGCTGTTTGACACCTCCGTATCTTCCGAGTATTCATTTGCGCGCTTCAAGTCCGCCTTCGGCACTGGCGTGGGTTTTGTACCCGGGTGGTTTCTCAAGCTGGTGGTGCTGGGCATCATGTGGGGCTACCTGCACCACATGATTGCGGGCATGCGCCACCTGTGGATGGACGTCAGCCACGAAGCCGTGAACAAACAATTCGGCAAGTCCTCCGCCATTTTCACCCTGGTGGTCAGCATCTTCCTGACGCTGGTCTTGGGCGCAAAACTCTTCGGTCTGTACTGATTCAACCCCGCGCCCCTGACGCCAGCGGCGGGGTGGCCTGACGATAAAGAGGAAAATACCATGTCCAACTACGGATACAAACGCACCGTCGTGGGTGCCCACTACGGTTTGCGTGATTGGCTCAGCCAGCGCGTTACTGCAGCGCTCATGATCTTGTTCACGCTGGCATTGCTGCTGCAGGTCGTGTTCAGCAAGGGCCCCGTGGGTTACGACCTGTGGGCCGGCATCTTTGCTGCCCAATGGATGAAGTTCCTGACCTTCTCCGTCATCATCGCGCTTGCCCTGCACGCCTGGGTCGGCATGCGCAACATCTGGATGGACTACATCAAGCCCGTAGGACTGCGCTTGGTGCTGCAAGTCTTCACCATCGTCTGGCTCGTCGGCTGCGCGGGCTGGGGTTTCCAGGTTCTGTGGCGTCTGTGATGCCCACGCCCAATACCGCGAACAAAGGCTAAATCCATGAGCTACACCAACGCCAACATCACCAAACGCAAGTTCGACGTCGTCATCATCGGCGCCGGCGGCTCCGGCATGCGCGCCGCCCTCGAACTCTCGCGCGCAGGCCTGAACGTGGCCTCGCTGTCCAAAGTGTTTCCTACCCGCTCGCACACCGTGGCTGCACAAGGTGGCGTGAGCGCATCCCTGGGCAACATGAGCGAGGACAACTGGCACTACCACTTCTACGACACCATCAAGGGCGGCGACTGGCTGAGCGACCAGGACGCGGTCGAATTCATGTGCCGTGAAGCGCCCAACGTCGTGTATGAGCTGGAACACTTTGGCATGCCGTTTGACCGCAATGCCGACGGCACCATTTACCAGCGGCCGTTTGGTGGCCACACTGCCAACTATGGCGAAAAACCTGTGCAACGCGCTTGCGCGGCCGCTGACCGAACCGGCCACGCCATGCTGCACACGCTGTACCAGCAGAACGTCAAGGCCAAAACGAATTTCTTCGTCGAATGGATGGCCCTCGACCTGATCCGCGATCAGGATGGCGACGTGGTCGGCGTGACGGCTCTGGAAATGGAAACGGGCGACCTGTACATCCTGGAAGCCAAGACCGTGCTGCTGGCTACCGGCGGCGCCGGTCGCATCTTCGCTGCCTCCACCAATGCGTTCATCAACACCGGCGATGGCCTGGGCATGGCGGCACGCGCCGGCATCCCGCTGGAAGACATGGAGTTCTGGCAGTTCCACCCCACCGGCGTTGCTGGCGCAGGTGTTCTGCTCACCGAAGGCTGCCGCGGCGAAGGCGCCATCTTGCTCAACAGCAATGGCGAGCGTTTCATGGAGCGCTACGCGCCCACCCTGAAAGACTTGGCACCACGCGACTTCGTTTCCCGTTCCATGGACCAGGAAATCAAGGAAGGCCGTGGCTGCGGCCCGAACAAGGATTACGTCCTGCTCAAGCTTGACCACCTGGGCTCCGAGACCATCCACAAGCGGTTGCCGTCTGTCTATGAGATCGGCGTCAATTTTGCCAACGTGGACATCACCAAAGAGCCAATCCCAGTGGTGCCCACCATCCACTACCAGATGGGCGGCGTGCCGACCAACATCCATGGTCAGGTGGTGACACATGACGGCACAGGCAATGTGATCGTCAACGGACTCTACGCGGTGGGCGAATGCTCGGCCGTCAGCGTGCACGGCGCCAACCGCCTGGGCACCAACTCGCTGCTCGACCTACTGGTGTTCGGCAAGGCCGCAGGCCGCCACATCGTCGAATTCAATGCACGCAACGCCGAGCACAAGCCACTGCCCAAGGATGCAGCCGACCGGACACTCGAGCGCCTCAATCAGCTCGAAAATTCCACCGGTGGCACCTACTCGCAAGCACTGGCAGGCGACATTCGCGCCACCATGCAACAACACGCTGGTGTGTTCCGTACGCAGGCCAGCATGAACGAAGGCGTAGTCAAAGTCGCTGCGCTGCGTGAGCGTGTCGCCAGCATCGAGCTGAAGGACAAATCCAAGGTCTTCAATACCGCACGCATCGAGGCACTGGAAGTGGACAACCTGATCGAGGTGGCACAAGCCACCATGGTGTCGGCCGCAGCACGCACAGAATGCCGCGGCGCACACATGGTGTACGACTACGAACATCCTGCCGACCACCCCACCGCACCGCTGGGCCGTGACGACGTGAACTGGCTCAAGCACACCCTGTGGCACAGCGCCACGAATAGCCTGACCTACAAGCCAGTGAACATGAAGCCACTGACCGTGGAAAGCATTCCACCCAAGGTTCGGACGTTCTAAATCGGCAGCCCCACGAGAGAAGAATCATGCAAAAACGCACATTTCAAATCTATCGCTACGACCCGGACAAGGACACCAAGCCTTACATGCAGACCATTGAGGTTGAACTCGATGGCCATGAACGCATGCTGCTCGACGCGCTGATCAAACTCAAGGAGCAGGATCCTGCACTGTCGTTCCGCCGCTCCTGCCGCGAGGGTGTTTGTGGCTCGGACGCCATGAACATCAACGGCAAGAATGGCCTGGCCTGCCTGACCAACATGAACACGCTGCCCGGCACCATCGTGCTCAAGCCCCTGCCGGGCCTGCCCGTGATTCGCGATCTGATCGTGGACATGACACTGTTCTTCAAGCAGTACAACTCGATCAAGCCTTACCTGATCAACGACAGCATTCCGCCCGAAAAGGAGCGCCTGCAGTCACCAGAGCAGCGTGAGGAACTCGACGGTCTGTACGAGTGCATTCTGTGCGCTAGCTGCTCCACCGCCTGCCCCAGTTTCTGGTGGAACCCCGATAAGTTTGTGGGCCCTGCCGGTCTTCTGCAGGCCTACCGCTTCCTGGCCGACAGCCGTGACGAAGCCACGGGCGAGCGCCTGGACAACCTGGAAGACCCCTACCGCCTGTTCCGCTGCCACTCGATCATGAATTGCGTGGACGTCTGTCCCAAGGGACTGAACCCCACACGGGCCATCGGCAAGATCAAGGAATTGATGGTGCGCCGCGCCATCTGACCTGCACGCCTCGAAGCCATGGGTGAAACCTCAACCATAGACCTGTCAGCGCCATCACCGCTGCTGGACACACGCGAACTCAGCAAGCTGCACTGGCGCTGTCGGCGTGGCCTGCTGGAAAACGACCTGTTCATCGAACAGTTCTTCTCCCGTTTCGAGTCCACGCTGACCCAGTGGCATGCCCAGGGGCTGACAGCGTTGATGGATCTTGCGGACAACGACCTGCTGGATCTCCTGCTGTGTCGGAAAGAACCCGAAGGCGAATTGAACACTCCGCCGGTATGTGAAGTACTTGGCATGCTCAGACAGAGCGGAGCCCGGTTGGCGAAGACCTGACCGTGGCTGCAGACCCACCAGACCAGATCATCGGCAAACTCTAGAAGGACGAAACAATGAAGCTAGCAGACAACAAAGCCACCCTGTCGTTCAGTAACGGCAGCCCCAGCGTGGATCTGCCTGTCTACCAGGGCAGCATTGGCCCCGACGTCATCGACATCCGCAAGCTGTACGCGCAAACGGGCATGTTCACCTACGACCCGGGCTTTCTTTCCACCGCGTCGTGCCAGTCGGCCATTACCTACATCGACGGTGACAAGGGTGAGTTGCTGTACCGCGGCTACCCTATCGAGCAACTGGCCACCAAGTGCGATTACTTGGACACCTGCTACCTGCTGCTCAAAGGCGAACTGCCCAACGATGACCAGCGCAGCGACTTCCACCAGCGTGTGCTCAACCACACCATGGTGAACGAGCAAATGCAGTTCTTCCTGCGGGGCTTTCGCCGCGACGCGCACCCCATGGCCGTATTGACCGGTCTGGTGGGCGCCCTGTCGGCCTTCTATCACGACAGCACCGACATCAACAACCCGCAGCACCGCGACATCGCCGCGATCCGCCTGATCTCCAAAATGCCCACGCTGGTGGCCATGGCCTACAAGTACGGCAAGGGTGAGCCTTACATGTACCCGCGCAACGACCTCTCGTACGCAGGCAACTTCCTGCGCATGATGTTCGGCACCCCTTGCGAGGACTACAAGGTCAATCCGGTGATCGAGCGCGCAATGGACCGCATCTTCATCCTGCACGCTGACCACGAGCAAAACGCATCGACCTCCACGGTGCGCCTGTGTGGCTCCTCGGGCACCAACCCCTTTGCTGCCATTGCTGCCGGTGTGGCCTGCCTGTGGGGCCCCGCCCACGGCGGCGCCAACGAGGCCTGCCTCAACATGCTGGAAGAAATCCAGGCCATGGGTGGCGTCTCCAAGGTGGGAGAGTTCATGGAGAAGGTCAAGGACAAGAACTCCGGCGTCAAGCTGATGGGTTTTGGCCACCGCGTCTACAAGAACTACGACCCACGCGCCAAGCTCATGCAGGAAACCTGCGACGAAGTGCTGGCCGAACTGGGTCTGCAAAACGACCCGCTGTTCAAGCTGGCCAAAGAGCTGGAAAAGATTGCTCTGGAAGACGACTACTTCGTGCAGCGCAAGCTCTACCCGAACGTGGACTTCTACTCTGGTATCGTGCAGCGTGCCATCGGCATTCCTGTCAATCTGTTCACCGGCATCTTTGCACTGGCCCGCACAGTGGGCTGGATTGCCCAGCTGAACGAAATGATCAGCGATCCGGAATACAAAATTGGCCGTCCACGCCAGTTGTTCACCGGTTCACCCCGCCGCGACATCTGATCAACCGGCACCATCTTTGGCTCCCACCACGAGGTGAGAGCTATCACACCCGCCCCCTGGGCGGGTTTTTTCTTGGAAAATCCAGGGCAACCAGTGCCAGCGCATTAACCATGAATGGTGATGCCGCACTCCCGATCCGTTACAGTCCCGCACTTTGTGCATTGCCAAGGAAGTCCACCGTGTCCAAACCACCGATCACCCTGTCCTCGCTGGACCTTGACCGCATTGAAACCCTGCTCGCAGCCATTCCTTCCAGCGTTTTTCCAAACAAGGCACAACTGCAGTCAGAGCTTGACCGCGCCGAAGTGCTCGCCCCCGAGCAGATGCCGGCCACGGTCGTGACCATGAATTCCACCGTCAAGTTTTCTATTGCCGAGACGGGCAAGGAGTTCTGTCTGACGCTGGTCTATCCGCGCGACATGGACGGTAGCGCAGACCGTATCTCCATCTTTGCTCCAGTGGGCAGTGCTTTGCTCGGCCTATCGGTAGGCGACGCACTGGCCTGGCCTGGTCCCGGCGGCAAAAGCATGACCGTTCATGTGACAGAAATCATCTATCAACCCGAGCGTTCTGGCGAACTTCATCGTTGACCTTGTACGACCATCCTAAAATGGTCCAGTGAACCGCCCTCCCTCCCACCCGTTGACCGCACCATCCGCCACGACGGACTCGAACATCCACGAGCCTCCGGTGGACGCAGTCGTCTTCGATCCGCAATCCACCACCGCCTTCCAACGGCGCATGGAACGTGCACCCGATTGGTTCTGTTCCTTTCTCGCGGGAAACTCCCGCGAAAAAACCCGCTTGCGCAGCGAACTCACGGTGATGAAAGGATCCGTAGTGTGGTTGGTGCGCCAACGACGCCTCGGGCACTGGAGCGCACAAGAACGCACGCACCTGCGCCAGGTCATGCGTTCAGCGTCCTCGGTCAGCCCTTATCTGATCATCTGGGTCATTCCTGGCTCCATGTTGCTCCTGCCTTTTCTGGCGTGGTTCATTGACCACAAACGCAAGGGTCGGCGCGCAGCAGAAGAACGCTGATCTGGTCGGAACGCCGGTCACAACCACCTGGCACGCAATGGCTGGGCGATCACATCCAGGCATTTGCCCGCACGACCAGCAGACCCGCACCCACCAGACCAGCTTGCCAGCGCAGACCCTGGTGCCATGTGGGCGCCGGTTGCTCTACCCAGCGGTACAGTAGCCGCCCCGCAGCCAGTGACAGCATGAATGCAGTCAGCATTCCCAGTGCATTGGGCAACACGGTGTTCGGCCACAGCCCATGCACCAACGCGTTCACTAGCAAACAAACGGGGAAATGGACCAGAAACACCGAATAGGACATCTGCCCCCATTGCTGCATCCAG is part of the Simplicispira sp. 125 genome and encodes:
- a CDS encoding malate dehydrogenase; protein product: MSKKPVRVAVTGAAGQIGYALLFRIASGEMLGKDQPVILQLLEVPVDGPQKALKGVMMELDDCAFPLLVEMTAHSDPMTAFKDADYALLVGSRPRGPGMERAELLAVNGAIFTAQGKALNAVASRNVKVLVVGNPANTNAYIAMKSAPDLPRKNFTAMLRLDHNRAASQIAAKTGKPVADIEKLTVWGNHSPTMYADYRFATINGESVAQMINDQEWNANVFLPTVGKRGAAIIEARGLSSAASAANAAIDHMRDWALGTNGKWVTMGIPSDGQYGIPKDTMFGFPVTCENGEYKIVEGLEIDAFSQERINKTLEELQGEQDGVKHLL
- a CDS encoding DUF5610 domain-containing protein, which translates into the protein MATSSVGNMPSTSALPAQEAARTHRTTPTEEARGTKAPDGKPNLRQQQNVQILQASMDVSIQSGDSSLALLYRTAIDRINEYLEPELGPNAIGGKDAPDGSPEATAGRILSLSTAFYDAYAAQPKNKDKDAETMARDFVDLIRGGFERGFGEARDILGGLGVLGEDSPVEQGINKTYALVMQGYDDFLASKLGPRPATEPSAPDGSSAAA
- the acnB gene encoding bifunctional aconitate hydratase 2/2-methylisocitrate dehydratase, encoding MLQAYRDHVAERAALGIPPLPLTAKQTGELVELLKNPPAGEETTLVELITHRVPAGVDDAAKVKASYLAAVAHGTEKCSLISRAQATELLGTMLGGYNLTPLIDLLDDAAVAGVAAEALKKTLLMFDQFHDVKEKADKGNAFAKAVVQSWADAEWFTSRPEVPKSITLTVLKVTGETNTDDLSPAPDAWSRPDIPLHALAMLKNKRDGITPEEDGKRGPVKFIEDLRAKGHLVAYVGDVVGTGSSRKSATNSVLWFTGEDIPFVPNKRFGGVCLGSKIAPIFYNTMEDAGALPIELDVSQMNMGDTIELRPYEGKALKDGKVIAEFEVKSDVLFDEVRAGGRIPLIIGRGLTAKAREALGLAASTLFRLPQVPKSHGKGFTLAQKMVGRACGLPEGQGVLPGTYCEPKMTSVGSQDTTGPMTRDELKDLACLGFSADLVMQSFCHTAAYPKPVDVKMHHELPEFISNRGGISLKPGDGIIHSWLNRMLLPDTVGTGGDSHTRFPVGISFPAGSGLVAFAAATGVMPLDMPESVLVRFKGQMQPGVTLRDLVHAIPLYAIKAGLLTVAKQGKKNIFSGRIVEIEGLPDLKVEQAFELSDASAERSAAGCTVRLNKAPVIEYLNSNIVLLKNMIAQGYEDARTIRRRIQGMEAWLANPQLLAPDADAEYAAVIEIDLAEITEPIVCCPNDPDDAKTLSDVAGAKIDEVFIGSCMTNIGHFRAASKLLEGKKDMPVKLWMAPPTKMDAQQLTEEGHYGVFGAAGARMEMPGCSLCMGNQAQVKEGATVMSTSTRNFPNRLGKNTNVYLGSAELSAIASKLGRIPTKAEYLADMGVIKQSSDQIYQYLNFDQIEEYSDVAKGVDA
- a CDS encoding aldolase/citrate lyase family protein produces the protein MGGASHPRDILLGAQAAAGLLPVCDHYSGAPARMRKSLQLQAEMTQEFGACVFDVTLDCEDGAPVGAEVEHATLVVALACEAAPGARVAARVHAVDHPAFASDMATIAGQAGHRLCHIMLPKVESIDDVLQAERALERAGAAHLPLHALIESPGAVHRAFDIAAHPRVQSLSFGLMDFVSAHGGAIPASAMTSAGQFDHPLVVRAKLEIASACHAHGKVPSHCVVTEFTDMSAMQSAARRAARELGYTRMWSIHPAQIRPILEALSPAQDEVQEASRIIAAAAEADWAPISADGVLHDRASYRYFWQVLERAHQTGRSLPHAVQHWFASSHC
- a CDS encoding GntR family transcriptional regulator yields the protein MSSLPLSATDFPDPLQPVGLPAPAFSPLYQQIKGLILQSLQAGEWKPGEAIPSEMELAARFKVSQGTVRKAIDELAAENLVTRRQGKGTFVSTHAEQHVQYRFLKLMPDSGDASVEGPAERLIIDCKRVRASAEVARALGLRTGDPMVQARRILSFSGVPTILEEIWLPGQAFKGLTATQMANYPGPTYAMLELDFGVRMVRAEEKIRAVLPDDEQAKRLQVTPATPLLSVERIAYTYNDVPMELRRGLYRTDTHHYHNELN